The proteins below are encoded in one region of Phaseolus vulgaris cultivar G19833 chromosome 1, P. vulgaris v2.0, whole genome shotgun sequence:
- the LOC137813904 gene encoding transcription factor MYBC1-like — protein sequence MKEEDSNWFSRWEEELPPPEDLMPLSQTLITPDLAMAFDIRNPHTTNLNTAQQLQHQQQQQPPQQQQQQPSNPSSLPNPQQPTSAEFADSGELGSGTAGEEPARTLKRPRLVWTPQLHKRFVDAVAHLGIKNAVPKTIMQLMSVDGLTRENVASHLQKYRLYLKRMQGISAAGPGGPGGGASGAVADPATDHLFASSPVPAHFLHPATRPNSDHFLPFVPVPALHHHQQQQQQQMVAAAQYHRQVGHFGSPPNGHFENPFMSRPNLQRIGGGGGGPVHNHHSVSGYVEDMESANAASGGRKVLTLFPTGDD from the coding sequence atgaaggaagaggattccAATTGGTTTTCGCGATGGGAAGAGGAACTCCCACCGCCAGAGGATCTCATGCCCCTATCGCAAACCCTAATCACGCCCGATCTAGCCATGGCCTTCGACATCAGAAACCCCCACACCACCAACCTCAACACCGCCCAACAGCTTCAacaccaacaacaacaacaaccaccGCAACAACAACAGCAACAACCTTCCAACCCTTCCTCGCTCCCCAACCCCCAACAACCCACCTCCGCTGAGTTCGCCGACTCCGGCGAGCTCGGCTCCGGCACTGCCGGCGAGGAGCCCGCTCGAACCCTCAAGCGCCCGCGCCTTGTGTGGACCCCACAACTCCATAAGCGCTTCGTCGATGCCGTCGCCCACCTCGGCATAAAAAACGCCGTTCCCAAGACCATAATGCAGCTCATGAGCGTCGATGGTTTGACCAGAGAAAACGTTGCCAGCCACTTGCAGAAGTACCGTCTCTATCTTAAACGCATGCAGGGGATATCTGCCGCCGGACCCGGTGGTCCCGGAGGCGGCGCCTCCGGCGCCGTCGCCGACCCTGCCACTGACCACCTTTTCGCCAGCTCCCCGGTGCCGGCGCATTTCCTGCACCCCGCAACGAGGCCAAATTCGGATCACTTCCTTCCGTTTGTGCCGGTGCCGGCGCTCCACCACCACCAGCAGCAACAGCAGCAGCAGATGGTCGCGGCGGCGCAGTACCATAGGCAGGTGGGGCATTTCGGGTCGCCGCCGAACGGGCACTTCGAGAACCCGTTCATGTCTAGGCCGAATCTTCAGAGGATAGGTGGGGGTGGGGGTGGTCCTGTGCATAACCACCACTCTGTGAGTGGCTATGTGGAGGATATGGAATCTGCTAATGCTGCATCTGGAGGTAGAAAGGTTCTTACCCTGTTTCCAACTGGAGATGATTGA
- the LOC137813905 gene encoding calmodulin-interacting protein 111, which produces MPSSSNSKQKKKQSKAQLQNSPLSSNTTTTPSRTQPQQPQEHASLCVEASRKFPSLIAESAFVAEIIHVDDIVPLFKGFRIWLSEPSMLSSSLSPGSIVSVSIPSSDEKNSQLHSFPLVSLANECAKCNGLEVGKAVDDDVAGNYFVLATVFPASKVLKNGVRLSSNLYYTMGCPPMGTSVFVCALQKQLLPTPASESNEHHYMENNRLPINNCKELYLQLVPSKKGLPLKFNSFPSLDVSKVKSHVQFENDTVASPATPSYGSKFSNASGLSSPQFDDSASSVPNHKGQSLISSDVSLALRDENSKQSLETWATSWLYSRSLLLGNLVSVPMFSECFFQVLGAKKQSVTKSDQYPSNGSSDLYPEDSDIADSVNQAFTVNYETKVFLSLPSNTASEEPIQRDIHCVKLDHKVGNASLPDRISKLGGLSKEYTLLKDIISSSLNDALSSFGLRTTRGVLLHGPTGTGKTSLAQLCTHDVGVNFFPINGPEIVTQYYGESEQALHKVFDSAIEAAPAVVFIDELDAIAPARKEGGEELSQRLVATLLNMMDGISRTEGLLVIAATNRPDHIEPALRRPGRFDKEIEIGVPSPKQRSDILLTLLNEMDHCLSEVQVQHLATVTHGFVGADLAALCNEAALNCLRHYASFKKTYDSFSNYITDKPVLMNGVTNSIDHLDEATSSVSDMSATSPVLRPCRIRTTYETTEIIPESVEEEQILKVSFEDFQKARMKIRPSAMREVILEVPKVNWEDVGGQREVKAQLMEAVEWPQKHHDAFDRIGTRPPTGVLMFGPPGCSKTLMARAVASEAGLNFLAVKGPELFSKWVGESEKAVRSLFAKARANAPSIVFFDEIDSLAVTRGKESDGVSVSDRVMSQLLVEMDGLHQRVNVTVIAATNRPDKIDPALLRPGRFDRLLYVGPPNEVDREEIFRIHLRKIPCGSDVSLRELALLTDGCTGADISLICREAAVATIEESLDASVITMKHLKMAIERIQRSDVHSYQKLSTKFQRAVHSCYIKDELNDMQCDTKPIQFNVWKFIKSCTLFLYQTPVAIFNLRTARSS; this is translated from the exons ATGCCTTCGAGCTCGAATTCGAAGCAGAAAAAGAAGCAATCGAAGGCGCAGCTGCAAAACTCACCATTGTCGTCGAATACCACAACAACGCCTTCTAGAACGCAGCCACAACAACCACAAGAGCATGCCTCTTTGTGCGTAGAAGCTTCTCGAAAGTTCCCTTCTCTCATCGCTGAATCCGCGTTCGTCGCCGAAATCATCCATGTCGACGACATCGTTCCCCTTTTCAAGGGCTTCAGAATTTGGCTATCCGAACCTTCCATGCTCTCCTCCTCTCTCTCCCCCGGTTCCATTGTCTCG GTGTCTATTCCATCTTCAGACGAGAAAAATTCACAATTACATAGTTTCCCCCTAGTGTCATTAGCTAATGAATGTGCCAAATGCAATGGACTGGAAGTTGGGAAGGCAGTTGATGATGATGTTGCGGGGAACTACTTTGTGCTTGCAACGGTGTTTCCTGCTAGTAAG GTTTTGAAGAATGGAGTACGACTGTCTTCCAACCTTTATTATACCATGGGATGTCCTCCTATGGGAACAAGTGTGTTTGTTTGTGCATTACAGAAACAACTCTTGCCTACTCCTGCCAGTGAGAGCAATGAACATCATTATATGGAAAATAATCGTCTACCTATTAATAATTGCAAGGAATTGTATCTTCAGTTGGTTCCTTCTAAAAAGGGGCTACCGTTGAAGTTTAATAGTTTTCCCTCATTGGACGTGTCTAAGGTGAAATCTCATGTCCAATTTGAGAATGACACTGTTGCTTCTCCTGCAACACCTTCTTATGGATCAAAGTTTTCTAATGCTAGTGGTCTGTCTTCTCCACAATTTGACGATTCAGCATCTAGTGTGCCAAATCATAAGGGTCAATCTCTGATTTCATCTGATGTCAGCTTAGCATTAAGGGATGAAAATTCTAAACAATCACTTGAGACATGGGCAACGTCATGGTTATATTCTCGATCTTTACTTCTAGGAAATCTTGTCAGTGTTCCAATGTTTTCAGAGTGCTTTTTCCAAGTGTTAGGAGCTAAAAAGCAGTCAGTTACCAAATCTGATCAGTATCCATCAAATGGAAGCAGTGATTTATATCCTGAGGATTCTGATATAGCAGATAGTGTAAATCAGGCTTTCACTGTTAATTACGAAACAAAGGTATTTTTATCTCTGCCATCAAATACAGCATCTGAAGAGCCAATTCAAAGGGACATACATTGTGTGAAACTAGATCACAAAGTTGGTAATGCTAGCTTACCAGATAGAATCTCTAAATTGGGTGGTCTATCCAAAGAATATACACTTCTAAAGGACATAATTTCTTCGTCACTGAATGATGCTTTATCAAG TTTTGGTCTAAGAACTACAAGAGGTGTCCTTCTTCATGGTCCAACTGGTACAGGAAAGACTTCCCTGGCTCAACTATGTACTCATGACGTGGGAGTCAATTTTTTCCCAATAAATGGACCTGAAATTGTTACCCAATATTATGGGGAAAGTGAGCAAGCATTACATAAAGTTTTTGATTCAGCCATTGAAGCTGCACCTGCTGTG GTATTCATTGATGAATTAGATGCAATTGCCCCTGCAAGGAAAGAAGGAGGTGAAGAGCTATCTCAAAGATTGGTTGCGACTTTATTGAATATGATGGATGGAATTAGTAGAACTGAAGGGTTACTTGTAATCGCTGCCACTAACCGCCCTGACCATATTGAGCCAGCTCTCAGACGACCTGGACGATTTGACAAGGAAATTGAAATTG GTGTTCCATCCCCCAAACAACGTTCAGATATTTTGCTCACTCTTCTCAACGAAATGGATCATTGTCTCTCCGAGGTACAAGTTCAACACCTTGCCACAGTCACTCATGGTTTTGTGGGTGCTGATCTAGCTGCACTTTGCAATGAGGCAGCCTTGAATTGTCTGCGACATTATGCCAGCTTTAAGAAGACTTAtgattctttttctaattatataACCGATAAACCTGTTCTGATGAATGGTGTAACAAACTCAATAGATCATTTGGATGAGGCAACTTCATCTGTTTCAGATATGTCGGCTACCAGTCCTGTATTACGTCCTTGCAGGATAAGAACAACTTATGAAACTACAGAAATAATTCCTGAGAGTGTTGAAGAAGAGCAGATTTTGAAAGTAAGCTTTGAAGATTTTCAGAAGGCCAGGATGAAAATAAGACCTAGTGCCATGAGAGAG GTAATCCTTGAGGTTCCAAAGGTTAATTGGGAAGATGTTGGCGGTCAAAGGGAGGTCAAAGCTCAATTGATGGAAGCAGTTGAATGGCCACAGAAACACCATGATGCATTTGACCGAATTGGAACTCGCCCTCCTACCGGTGTATTGATGTTTGGGCCTCCAGGTTGTAGTAAGACCCTCATGGCACGTGCAGTTGCTTCTGAAGCAGGGTTGAACTTTCTAGCAGTCAAGGGTCCTGAACTCTTCAGCAAATGGGTTGGTGAATCTGAGAAGGCCGTCAGATCGTTATTTGCAAAAGCAAGGGCCAATGCCCCATCAATAGTATTTTTTGATGAAATAGACAGTCTTGCTGTAACTCGTGGGAAGGAAAGTGATGGTGTTTCAGTGTCAGATAGGGTCATGAGTCAACTTCTTGTTGAGATGGATG GTCTACATCAAAGAGTTAATGTCACTGTCATAGCTGCTACAAATAGGCCAGACAAGATTGACCCGGCCCTTTTAAGGCCAG GGCGCTTTGACCGTCTGCTATATGTTGGACCTCCGAATGAGGTGGATAGGGAAGAGATATTTCGCATTCATCTGCGTAAAATCCCATGCGGTTCTGATGTCAGCCTTAGAGAACTAGCTCTACTCACAGATGGTTGTACTGGGGCTGACATATCATTGATATGTCGGGAGGCAGCTGTTGCAACAATTGAG GAGAGCCTTGATGCTTCAGTTATAACAATGAAGCATTTAAAGATGGCAATCGAACGGATCCAGCGATCAGATGTTCACTCCTACCAAAAGCTGTCAACAAAATTTCAAAGGGCCGTCCACAGCTGTTATATAAAGGATGAATTGAATGACATGCAGTGCGACACTAAACCTATCCAGTTCAACGTTTG GAAGTTCATAAAATCTTGCACGTTGTTCCTCTATCAGACTCCAGTTGCCATCTTCAATTTAAGAACTGCTCGAAGTAGTTAA
- the LOC137813906 gene encoding G2/mitotic-specific cyclin S13-7-like produces the protein MASRAIIQQQARGEAVIGGGKQQKKNGAADGKNRKALGDIGNLANVRGVEVKPHRPITRSFGAQLLANAQAAAVVENNKKQACANVAGPAPVAAAKRVPKPAQKKVTVKPKPEEVIDIEDSPDKEVQKDKKNSQAFTSVLTARSKAACGITNKPKENIIDIDASDVDNELAAVEYIDDIYKFYKLVEHESRPRDYIDSQPEINERMRAILIDWLIDVHSKFELSPETLYLTINIIDRFLAVKTVPRRDLQLVGVSAMLMASKYEEIWPPEVNDFVHLSDRAYTHEQILVMEKIILGKLEWTLTVPTTFVFLVRFIKASVPDLELEIMSHFLSELGMMNYATLRYCPSMLAASAVFAARCTLNKTPLWNETLKLHTGYSQEQLMDCARLLASFHSSVGNGKLKVVYRKYSDPQKGAVAVRPPAKYLLPEGSASQ, from the exons ATGGCGTCAAGAGCAATAATTCAACAACAAGCCAGAG GTGAAGCGGTAATAGGAGGAGGAAAGCAACAGAAGAAGAACGGTGCAGCGGATGGAAAGAATCGCAAGGCGTTGGGTGATATTGGGAATTTGGCAAATGTAAGAGGAGTTGAAGTCAAGCCTCATCGCCCCATCACAAG GAGTTTTGGTGCCCAACTACTTGCCAACGCACAAGCCGCAGCAGTTGTAGAGAATAACAAG AAACAAGCCTGTGCTAATGTGGCTGGTCCTGCTCCTGTTGCTGCGGCCAAGAGAGTCCCCAAGCCGGCTCAGAAGAAAGTTACGGTCAAACCAAAGCCTGAGGAAGTCATTGACATTGAAGATAGTCCAGACAAAGAGGTCCAGAAAGACAAGAAGAATTCACAAGCTTTTACTTCAGTTCTCACCGCTAGAAGCAAG GCAGCATGTGGCATAACTAACAAACCAAAGGAGAATATTATTGACATCGATGCCAGTGATGTTGACAACGAACTTGCTGCTGTGGAGTATATTGATGACATTTACAAGTTCTATAAACTTGTTGAG CACGAAAGTCGCCCCCGTGACTACATAGACTCTCAACCTGAGATAAATGAGAGGATGAGAGCTATTTTGATTGATTGGCTGATTGATGTCCACAGCAAGTTTGAACTTTCACCTGAGACCCTTTACCTGACTATCAATATAATCGATCGATTCCTAGCAGTTAAGACTGTTCCAAGAAGGGATCTGCAATTGGTAGGTGTCAGTGCCATGCTAATGGCATCCAAGTATGAAGAAATCTGGCCACCTGAG GTTAATGACTTTGTACACCTCTCAGATAGGGCTTATACTCATGAACAGATACTTGTTATGGAGAAAATTATACTAGGAAAGTTGGAATGGACTTTGACTGTTCCCACAACTTTTGTTTTCCTAGTGCGTTTTATCAAGGCCTCAGTCCCAGATCTGGAG ttggaaatcatgtCCCATTTTCTATCTGAGTTGGGAATGATGAATTACGCGACCTTAAGGTATTGCCCATCAATGCTTGCTGCCTCAGCAGTCTTTGCAGCTAGATGCACTCTGAACAAGACTCCCCTTTGGAATGAGACACTTAAGTTGCACACGGGTTACTCACAAGAACAACTTAT GGATTGTGCTAGACTATTGGCGAGCTTCCACTCCTCTGTTGGAAATGGAAAGCTGAAGGTTGTGTACAGAAAGTATTCTGATCCTCAGAAGGGAGCTGTTGCTGTGCGCCCACCAGCTAAATATCTTCTGCCTGAAGGTTCTGCCTCCCAATAA